The following nucleotide sequence is from Nocardioides daedukensis.
CCTGGCGGATCGGCCAGCCGCTGACGCTGGTGAAGAACCAGCGGCTCGCGATGGTGGGGCTCAACGGCGTGCTGTGCTTCTCGGTCGCCGGGAGCATCCTGTTCGCCGCGCACCTGGTCACCGTCCAGCGTGAGTTCATCGGGACGATGTTCAGCGCATCCGAGGTGAGCGACTCGACCCACGGGCGCTACAACGTGCTGCTGATGGGTGGTGACTCCGGCGCCGGGCGGTTCGGCCTGCGCCCGGACTCGCTGACCGTGGCGAGCATCGACCAGGAGACCGGACGCACGGTCCTGGTCGGCCTCCCGCGCAACCTGCAGAACTTCAAGTTCGCCAAGGGGTCGGTGATGGACGAGCAGTTCCCCGACGGCTTCGACTGCGACGAGTGCTACATCAACGGCGTCAGCACCTGGGCCCAGGACAACACCGAGCTCTTCGCCGACCCGAAGACCGCCGGCACCGACGCGACCATCTCCGCGGTCGAGGGCGTCACCGGCCTGAAGATCAACTACTGGGCGATGGTCAACCTGGAGGGCTTCCGCAACCTGATCGACGCGGTCGGGGGAGTGACGCTCAACGTCCGTCACCGGATCCCGATCGGTGGCTTCTCCACCCCGGTCACCCGCTACATCGAGCCGGGCGTGAAGAAGCTCAACGGCTATCACGCCCTATGGTTCGCCCGCTCTCGTACCGGGTCGGACGACTACGCGCGGATGGCGCGGCAGAAGTGCGTGATGAACGCACTGGCCACCCAGATCAGCCCGAAGACCGTGCTGGCCAACTTCGAGAAGATCACCAAGGCCAGCTCGGCCATGGTCGACACCAACCTGCCGGCCAGCGAGCTGGACACGTTCATCGGCCTGGCGCTGAAGGCGAAGAGCCGGAGGATCGGCACCGTCTCCATCGTCCCGCCGGCGA
It contains:
- a CDS encoding LCP family protein translates to MTLVVPGSAQLVAGNRNVGRIAIRVWGAVIALLVVLGLISYASTSFVLWFGTNTTLLNLVRFAMMLIAVGWAALFMDAWRIGQPLTLVKNQRLAMVGLNGVLCFSVAGSILFAAHLVTVQREFIGTMFSASEVSDSTHGRYNVLLMGGDSGAGRFGLRPDSLTVASIDQETGRTVLVGLPRNLQNFKFAKGSVMDEQFPDGFDCDECYINGVSTWAQDNTELFADPKTAGTDATISAVEGVTGLKINYWAMVNLEGFRNLIDAVGGVTLNVRHRIPIGGFSTPVTRYIEPGVKKLNGYHALWFARSRTGSDDYARMARQKCVMNALATQISPKTVLANFEKITKASSAMVDTNLPASELDTFIGLALKAKSRRIGTVSIVPPAINTAHPDLDKIRTMVDKAIDKAEGKSPEPKKARASARASSGATDASGQPATSGGSLGNKQDGYTANESADLGAAC